TATGGCAGGTTCTAACGCCATGATTGCCATGTTGGTTAACCGCTTTAATGCCGCCGAGAAAGCGCAATCGGATGTCACCATGGACGTTGCCATTAACTTTAATCGTGAACTCAATGATTCAACCACGATCTATGTGGGCACAGGTATCAAACAACGCGCGCCCTCTTATCAGGAACGTTATTTGTGGCTGCCAATGCAGTCAACCGGTGGCTTGGCTGATGGTAAAACCTATGTTGGTAATATTGAACTCAACCCGGAAACGGCATACCAATTTAATGCAGGATTAAGCTACAGCAACGGCGATTTTCATATTGCGCCGAATGTGTTCTATCAGAATATTGACGACTACATTCAAGGAACACCTAGCGATAACCCTGCGGTACGCATGGTTGCCAATATGATGGGAGATGCAACGCCATTACAGTTCAGCAACCTCGAAGCCAAATTATACGGTGCAGATGTTAACTGGTTTTACAAAGTGAGCAGCAACATACAGCTATCAGGTATCGCGACTTATGTCCGTGGTGAACGCAAGGATATTGATGACAACCTGTACCGCATAGCGCCGCCCAATGCCAACCTTCGATTCAGTTATATTGCCGACAACTGGCAAGGCGATGTGGTGTTGACCGGCTATACCAAACAAAACAAGGTCTCGGCGCTGAACCAAGAGCAAAAAACGGCGGGTTACGGCACGCTAGATGCGTCATTTAGCTATTTTATGAATGACTTTACCATCCAATTGGGTGTCGACAACCTTCTGGATAAAGCCTATGCAAGCCATTTGGCAGGAACCAATCGCGCCATGGGAAGTGACATTCCTGTAGGCGTGAGAGTGCCAGCTGAAGGCAGAAGCGGTTTCGTAAAATTACAGTACCAGTTCTAATTCCAATTCTTATTAAAAAGCAGCCAAAGCAGTGCGTTACAAGGAAAGTAACGTGTTGCTTTTTATCTTTATTTTTTATCTTTATTTTTTATCTTTATCTCTCATCTTTACGACTTCGCAACGACTCTTGGCTCAACGATAGGTTTACCATTTTTCAGATAAACGGGACTCGGTTTACCTTTACCGGTGAAAAGCCAGCCAAGCAGTTTCTTAAACACGCGTAACATAACAGCACCTGTGTTGCTTCTGTCTTCCACTTCCTTTGGAATTTTACATTCCGCACGCTCCAGGTTCACAGCGCCTAACAAAGGGCCGGTTTTACTCTCAGCATCCGGTTTATCAGCAATAAAATTATGAATAATCCCAATGAAAGGCACCCAAGGGCGAACCGTGTAACCAATTGGTGTGTTACAACATTTGGCATACCAACGATGCGATCCTCGTTTGGTTAAACGTAAACAGGCCACATGCTCTAAACCGCTATCCAGAATAACGCTTGATGGTGGATAATGGATGAGTTCGGTGCCCCCAAATTCATCCATAATATCTGTTTCCGATAGCTGCCTGGCAAAATCCCGACAATCCTGACAATAACAAATCAAGCGAGTACCAAGCTCTGGCGTCGCATTTAGCACTCTGCCTTTTACCTCACCACATCGGCATTGCAGCGCCAGATCTTGCTCTAATTTTTGCTCTACTTCTTGTTCTAAATTTTTCTCAAAATTTGACACAGGCAACCTCAATTCAAAACCAGCTTCATTTGGAATGACCGAGTTTGAAAGAGGTGAAAATATTTTTCAATATATTCCAGTGCGCATACACGAGAGGAAATCGTAAGAAAAGGTGTGAAATTAAACAGGTAACTAAAGAAAAACCTCCCATAGGCAATGCAGGTGTCTATAGGAGGTTAAATAACGAGGAGCGAGAATTAGTTCTGAATCAGATCCACTTGTTTTTGATAAGTATCTGTTTGTAGGCCAAAATGCCCCGTGGCGTATGTGTAAGTTCCATCTTCATACCAGATACTGCTGCTATGAATACCACCCACCAGGCAAACTCCGGTGGCACAAACGATTTGATCCATGTAACTCTTAATTGAATACACATAGCGACCAAACTGTTCACCATATAATCCATTCAAGAATGGGCTATTGACGGACAGCCCATAACTACCACAGGTTGAACTCCACACATTTAATGGATAAGTACCACAAGTCCATAAACCACGCACTGCGCCAGCAACGCCCACAAAGGTTTCAACCTTATTGGCAACACCCAGCTTCAAGATTTGTTGTGCCGCCAAGGTTACGCCCATTGAGTGACCGATAACGTCAATATCACCCGTGCAGGATTTTGTTAAAGCTGCTTGAATCGCTTCACGCACTGGTGTTTCTTCTGAACCATAATGATCGTTACAGCCCGCACATGATTTTGAGCCCCAATTGGGACGGAAGATTTCACTGCTGCTGTAACCGCGCGATATCAACTCATTATAAGTATTGTTCCAACTGGAAGGGTCGGCAGTATTACCATGAACTAACACTACCGCATCTCTACAAGCAGCGGATGATGCGAATGCAACAATAGACAAAAGGAGCAACCCTGCTCGTAATACAGATTGGTATAAGTTTTTCATGCTCACTCCAAATGGATAATTTTAAAACCCAGATGTTAAAGCATTGTTACTTTTTTGTAGACAGTACTTTAGTAGTGTGAAAATTAACCACGTATTTAAACGGCATTATTTGCGATGGTTTTCAGCCAATAGAGGCAAACTTTCTGGCAAAAAACATCAAGTTACCGTTACAATTTCACCTCTACTCTCCCAAATAAGAATAATAAGTGCGCACAACAACAAGAAAACCGTTCAAAAACAAGCTATTCAAATTCTCGAATTCCGTCCACAAATGGGGTGGTCTCATACTGGCTTTGCAATTACTTTTCTGGATTGGCGGTGGACTGATAATGAGCGCGATTCCGTTAGAAAAAGTTCATGGCAAGCATTTAGCGAGCTCGAAAGTAAACAACACATTATCTGACAAACACAGTTATTCACTGGATAAACTCATTAACGCTCACGCCAATGTTGAAAATATTCAGGTCGGATACCGTTTAGAACAACCCATTTATGTGGTCAGTTCCGATACCGGGCAACATCTGTACCATGGCATTACAGGTGAAAGTCTTGAACAGCTAAGTGAGCAGGAAATTGATGCACTTGCGCAACAATATTATCTGGGAGACGGTGAATTACTAGTTAGTAAGCGTTTACTTTCGCCACCTCATGAAGCATCACGAGCGAAAGGTGAAGTTTGGCAAGTGATGTTTGATGACACTTGGAATACCACCTTATACATAGCACCAGACAGCGGAAAACTCATTCATGTACGCAGTGATATATGGCGCTTATTCGACTTCGTCTGGATGTTGCATATTATGGATTATGAAACCCGAGATGACTTCAATAATCCATTATTAATCAGCTTTGCAGCTGCATCCGTACTGTTTACACTTTCCGGAATGGTACTGCTATACAGAACCTACTTGCCCCACTTTCGCAGGCGCAATAAAAAATAATTTCAGGAATGAACATGTGGAAATGCCCGGCGTGTGATGCCGAACTTATCAAACAACATACGACCTGGCGTTGTACTAACAACCATTCTTATGATCAGGCTAAAGAAGGCTATGTAAACCTGTTATTGGCAAACCAAAAACGTAGTAAGGAGCCGGGTGACAATAAAGCCATGATCAATGCCCGACGCGCTTTTTTGGAACGCGGTTTTTATCGCCCCTTGGCAGTAAAACTGGCAGAACTGATCACACAATTCACTCACAATAATCCATGCCATATTTTTGATGCCGGTTGTGGTGAAGGTTATTATCTAAATGTGATCAAGCAACAACTTGAAGCAGACCAGAAAACAGTTACGACAAATGGCTGTGATATCTCAAAAGTTGCCATTCAAAAAGCAGCAAAGAAATACAAAGATTGCCACTTTGCCGTTGCCAGCAGTTTCCACTTACCCGTTGTTAGTGATTCTCAGGACGCCGTGATCCAGGTTTTTGCTCCCGGCAGCCATGAAGAGGTGCATCGAATATTGGCAGATGATGGGATCTGGTTACATGTGAGTCCTGCGGCAAACCATCTACATCAGCTTAAAGATCTGATTTATGACACAGCCCAAACTCATGAGGCTAATCAGGAATCTATCGATGGCTTTTCAGAAGTAACCAATGAAGAACTGAGTTTTGAAATTCAACTTGATGATACAAAAGACACCTTGAATCTACTCATGATGACCCCTTTTTACTGGTCTTCTCCTGAAGATAAAATTCAGCAAATTCAAAAATCACTAAAGAAAGTAACCACTCACTTTCACATTAGAGTTTTACAGAAAACGACATAAAAAAGCCGCCACTGTATAAAGTGGCGGCAAACAACAGTTAAGTCGTTGAGGTTTTAAAACTTATTTATACAACACCGTTACCGCAGTGCCTTGAGCGGTAATGCTGCCGCTTACAGAACGAGGGCTAGCCGACGGAGGATTACCATTTTCCATCGCTACTTTCCATGTACCTGAAGGTAACGAATAGGTGTAGTTGTCAGCACTGTTGTAAATCACAATGATGTCAGACCAACTGTCGCCATTTGCAGCACCGTTAATGCGGTTGATCACAACACCATAACGAGGGCGGCTAGTGGTAACGTTGTTGTTCACTTCACTCCAGGTATTCATACGGAAACCCGGGTGAGCATTACGCATCGCAATCACACCAGCGTAGTAATTGAATACATCGTTATTATCCACTTTCCACTGCCATTGATATTTATTCACACCATCACCGGCATTGTAGCTGTTATGAGCGCCACCTTTGTCACGCATCATCTCAACACCGCCGTGCAAGAATGGAATGCCCTGACTGGTCAGAACCACGCCATTGGTGAAGTTTTGAATACGACGCAGATAAGGATCGCTATGAGCAATGCCTTTCAAATCTGCCCATTCAATGATCTTGTCACGCAGGGTCAAATTATCGTGCGCTGATACATAGTTGATGCTTTGCTCAGGATCCATGGCAAACATGGCATCCCAGGTATCAATTACGGTGTCTTTATTGTTCGCATAACGGATGGCACCACGGCTTCCCACTTCAATACGCCAGGTATCCGGGCTTTCATTCATGGCATAACAATCGCCAGTGTTACAGCCACCATTGTCATTCTGACCTTTCAAGGCTTCACGGAATTTAGGGTTGAAGACACCAACATGAGCATCATGAACTCGACCAACAGTGCCTAAACGAACACGGCTAGATTCACGCTCATCAACACAGCCAAAACAGCCAGGCCAAGGTTCGCCGTACATCAGGATATTACGACCCGGTAATTCGGTGTCTAAATGACGACCCCAGCTACCAAAATTTTCGTAGCCAAAAA
Above is a window of Paraneptunicella aestuarii DNA encoding:
- a CDS encoding alpha/beta fold hydrolase, whose translation is MKNLYQSVLRAGLLLLSIVAFASSAACRDAVVLVHGNTADPSSWNNTYNELISRGYSSSEIFRPNWGSKSCAGCNDHYGSEETPVREAIQAALTKSCTGDIDVIGHSMGVTLAAQQILKLGVANKVETFVGVAGAVRGLWTCGTYPLNVWSSTCGSYGLSVNSPFLNGLYGEQFGRYVYSIKSYMDQIVCATGVCLVGGIHSSSIWYEDGTYTYATGHFGLQTDTYQKQVDLIQN
- a CDS encoding DUF6151 family protein, with translation MSNFEKNLEQEVEQKLEQDLALQCRCGEVKGRVLNATPELGTRLICYCQDCRDFARQLSETDIMDEFGGTELIHYPPSSVILDSGLEHVACLRLTKRGSHRWYAKCCNTPIGYTVRPWVPFIGIIHNFIADKPDAESKTGPLLGAVNLERAECKIPKEVEDRSNTGAVMLRVFKKLLGWLFTGKGKPSPVYLKNGKPIVEPRVVAKS
- the rlmA gene encoding 23S rRNA (guanine(745)-N(1))-methyltransferase; translation: MWKCPACDAELIKQHTTWRCTNNHSYDQAKEGYVNLLLANQKRSKEPGDNKAMINARRAFLERGFYRPLAVKLAELITQFTHNNPCHIFDAGCGEGYYLNVIKQQLEADQKTVTTNGCDISKVAIQKAAKKYKDCHFAVASSFHLPVVSDSQDAVIQVFAPGSHEEVHRILADDGIWLHVSPAANHLHQLKDLIYDTAQTHEANQESIDGFSEVTNEELSFEIQLDDTKDTLNLLMMTPFYWSSPEDKIQQIQKSLKKVTTHFHIRVLQKTT